The genome window AAGGCCTTCCTCCCCCTCCCAGTCGCCCTTCAACTTGCCAGCCGATCCCTTCGCGTTTGTCTCCGCGGTTCCGACGCTCCGCACTCCGCTCCCCTCTCCCAAGCAAACACAGCCGAGTCCACGCACGCCTCCCATCATTCCTCAACCGCCTCGCCGGAGCAAGGGGAGTAGCGGAGGATGGAGATTGACCAGGCGGTGCGCGGGTGCAGCGACCGCCGCATGCGCACCAAGTACAGCAACGCCGTCTACGTCGTCCAGCGGGCCTTCGCGCTCTACCCGTAAGCTTCCCCTCCTTCACATCCTGAGACGGGGGCGCGCGGATTGGGTTAGTGGCGCCATCGGAGGTGTGTGGTTCCGCGATGATCCAGTAGGGAGGGAGTTCGAGATTCAGGGTGCGGGGGGCGCTCGCCGTGCGTGCGATCGGGCCGGTTCTGGGTGCCGCGCGCCGGTGTTGAACTTGTGCTGCTCCGTGGTTTGGATTGGTGTGCCGGTTGATCCGGCGGAGGGATAGGCGCGGGTTCGGATTTGTGGAGGGAGGCGGCGGGGGATGGACTGACGGTAACATCGAGTTGTCGCGTACTCACGAAGTAGATCTCAAACTGATTGGAGCTGCAGCCGATGGGTTCCAACGCGCAGCCTGTCTCTATCACTGTTTGCCTGCTTATCCTCCCCTGCAGCAACGACATATTGGTACTCGTATATATTGGGCCTTGGGGGTGGAGGTTTGCAGTTTTGCACAATTGTTGTCTCCGTGCTTGCTCACCAAACATTTACTGGGGACTGCTAGCAGATAATTGCAAACAATTGGCCTTTGGCTTCGGTCATAAACTTCTAATCTAGATGACTAGTTCTGGTGGGCAGGTTCCAGTCGGAGTCCTGAAACAGCAGAAAGTAGCTACATTGCTTTTTTGTTGCAGTTCACTCAGTTTTTTCTGACTGTTCTTAGGTCACTTCCAATGATAAAAGTGTTTAGGAATTATTTTAGAGGGCATTATGCTCTTAACAGTTTTTATCTAGTTACCAATTAGGTTAATAACAAGAGGAATAATAATCAGCTCCATATGCACCCTTAGGAGGTATACCCATGTTGCAAGTCAATGATTTAATCTTAACCTGAAACTGTTATTTTTGTGTACAGTGCTCTTAAAATATTGCATCTAATTGGATCTATACTATCTATGGGTAATCGATTCTGCAATGCAAACAGGGTACAAGTTAGATGTGCTCGAAATATTACCATAAATTTTCAAACTATTACTATACTttgaacccccccccccccttatcATTTCTGTCTTAACACTCTAACCTCACTTGTTTCACTTTACAGATTTGAGGAAGTTGCCTTCAGCTTTAATGGTGGGAAGGATTCAACTGTAAATATCTTTATGTTCTCTTTTTCTCATCATGTTATTATATGATCAGTGTCAATTAGTATCTTTGTAAGTTTGACATGATGCACATGTTATGTATTGATAGGTGCTCCTGCATTTGATTCGAGCTGGTTACTACCTTTACAAGAAGGACTCTGGTGATGTAGCCCAAACAGATGCTGTTAAAAACTGTCCACTGCGTACTATCTATTTCGAAAGCCCTTGTGCTTTCCCTGAAATCAATTCATTCACTTATGAGATTGTCTCAACGTAAGAGTTGTCTAAGATGTGTCTAACTTTACCCTTAGTCTatccgctatttaaggaagggcaGGCCTGGTGCGGTGGCGAGCTGTCTCACTGAATCATCAGGTTATGGGTTCGAAACAACCTCCGTATTTTCGGAGGGAAGGCTTGCTTCGGTTTATCGCTATCCTAGATcacactcatgtgggagccttcAGCACTGGGTCTGTCCTATCCGCTATTTGAGAAACCAAATTGAATGGTATCTATTCTATTCTGTCTCCATGCTCTACAGTTATGGGTTACCTCTGGAAACCATCCATTCAGATTTCAAGTCTGGTCTAGAAGGCCTTCTGAAGGAGAAGCCCACCAAAGCAATTTTCATTGGCACAAGAATTGGTGATCCAAATGCGGTGATTTTCTTTTACCATTGCTCATTTGTTGTTAACAACCCCTTGCACCTATTGTACGCAATGATTATGCCCATGGTGTTCCCAGTTCCTTACAGTTTTGGTATCTCACTGAACTTTGAGTAAACACAATTTTGAAATGATAGGTTGGTCAAGAACAGTTCTCTCCTAGTTCACCTGGCTGGCCTCCTTTTATGAGGGTGAATCCAATCTTGGATTGGTCATACAGGTTTTTCTCCTGATCATGTAACAAATCAAGCCTTTCTAGTATGCCTGTTCAGATGCTAAGGAGCATTATTTTCTGTGCCAGGGATGTTTGGTCTTTTCTAATAACATGTAAGGTCAAATACTGCAGCCTTTATGATCAAGGGTAGGTTCTTATTTTTATGTTCAAGACTTCATATTTCTAGTTGCCTGTTTGCAATTTGCATACCTTGTATAGCTAAATGTTCCCTAAAAAGGACCagtcccctcctttgtttgaatgAGCATTTTTGTTACCTAGTCCACTTATTTTTCAGCTCATTTTGTGAATCCACTGCAGAAGTATTCTGGTCTTCGATATTAACTTTGCAATATAACTTACATCTATCATATATACTGATTTCAGGTATACTTCCATTGGGAGCATACACGATACTGTTCCAAATGCACTCCTTAGTGATTCATCATCTGAGAAAAGTTTTAGACCAGCATACATGCTAACTGATGGAAGGCTTGAAAGAGCTGGTAGAACAAAAAAGATTAATCCTAAAGTAGAAATGAATTCTGCTGCAAGCAATGGCATCAACGATACTGAGGGAGGACGGATGATCTCACGGGCGGCATCAATCATTGTAGTCGGTGATGAAATTTTGTGAGTGGTCCCTTCTAGTTATCACATTTGATGTAATTCTGTTATGCTTCAGGTTCTTACGCTTGGAGTAGTTCATGATAGTAATGGAACCCATGATCTTTTTTTTGTTTACTTGAAATTTATGCCCCATCCTGCAAACTCTTTCATCTCtggttttgctttttggatggatGATTGGATTATATAAATTGATAATCTGGACACTTCAGAGAGATAAGAGAACTAGAGAAGTGTAGCCAGACATTCTGAAGTATAGATATACATTTTGTGTTAGTCATTTTATTTAATAATGTCAGACAACTTAATGTTGCTACACTATTTCATATTCTTTCATGTTTCCTGAAATCCATTAAAATATTTGATGGATAACCAAACTTATTAACCTTTAGATTTAACATGTAGTCCATACCTATCCATTTTGATTCTTCAGGTTTGGTACAACTGAGGATAACTTAGGAGCAGCCTTGTGCAAGAAGCTTCATGCAATTGGCTGGCGGGTTTCTCATGTAGCAGTTGTTCGCAATGAGGTAAATATAAATCACTTATTGAAATACTCTTCTGGTCCCTTTTAGAAGGCTTACCGACAATTTTGTCAAGTCCATTATAGAAGGCACTCCTTAGGCCTGGGCCCCATTAACAAAGTTGACCAAAAAAATGAGATACAAGCAGTAATTGGTGTGCGCACCGAGTAGTAGGAATATAAAGTTGTTTTTGCATGCATGTCTATTCAGTTCATTCATTTTTGACAACCGCATGCATAACCACATGTAGAAGTCATCCAAAAGGAGCGCTGCACCCGGTGAAAATCAAATACATGTCTTTGCATTCTAACTTTTAGTATGCCTtctaaaagggacagggtggaTTATACTATGACCCTGGACCACTTTGGG of Zea mays cultivar B73 chromosome 8, Zm-B73-REFERENCE-NAM-5.0, whole genome shotgun sequence contains these proteins:
- the LOC100193543 gene encoding uncharacterized protein LOC100193543, translating into MEIDQAVRGCSDRRMRTKYSNAVYVVQRAFALYPFEEVAFSFNGGKDSTVLLHLIRAGYYLYKKDSGDVAQTDAVKNCPLRTIYFESPCAFPEINSFTYEIVSTYGLPLETIHSDFKSGLEGLLKEKPTKAIFIGTRIGDPNAVGQEQFSPSSPGWPPFMRVNPILDWSYRDVWSFLITCKVKYCSLYDQGYTSIGSIHDTVPNALLSDSSSEKSFRPAYMLTDGRLERAGRTKKINPKVEMNSAASNGINDTEGGRMISRAASIIVVGDEILFGTTEDNLGAALCKKLHAIGWRVSHVAVVRNEIDSVAEEVERCKSTDDMVFIFGGLGPLHSDVSLAGVAKAFGVRLAPDEEFEDYLSQLMGNNYTGDRNEMAQLPEGITELLHHKTLPLPLIKCRNVIALAATNMDELDTEWDCLLGTQESGLMPSKPFVSKHLSTTLSDVQIASVLAKLCLEFSDVYIGCHRISRAGPLVVNLTGKDNQRVDAAAEKLTSSFEGQFSQLNSCK